The genomic stretch TCATCAACGACGACGAAAGCTCCAAATATATGCAAAACGGACGCTCGCTGGATTCCATCGCCAGCTCGTACACTAATGGAAACTCAAGTCCCCGCCACTTCCTTGAGGCGGAAGGTCCGGATGCGGACGAGCAAGAAGAACGAGCACGCCTCATAACACAGGTGCTAGAACTGCAGAACACCCTTGACGATTTGTCGCAACGCGTGGACAGCGTGAAGGAGGAAAATCTTAAACTGCGATCGGAAAACCAAGTTCTCGGTCAATACATCGAAAACCTAATGTCGGCCTCTTCGGTGTTCCAATCAACCAACCAAGGACAAACTTCCTCCGCATCGAAGAAGAAGTAAGACCTATTTTCAGCTTACTGTTGACTTCGAAAAATAGCAAGTGATAGGAGATTTCCGCAGACcaaagagaacaaaaaaaaacaactcgtTTTCACAAAGCAGATTTTTCTTCGCGCTGGTGCTAGAGACATACACAACACATGAACAAAATATTGAAACGCTTTCACATTCAACGGATCGGTTGAAATAGCTTTGTATAGTTGGACAGTTAGTCCAAACGCGATGTGCAAAACAGGATTGTCGCTTATTCTGTTAGATAATGAATCAAAGTAACTATATATTACTATTATGATGAAAAGCATAAATTATGCACGTGAAAATTAGACACTATTACTAAGACACAAGATAAGTTGTCGCCTGAACAATAACGTTTAGTTTGCGCCGTTTCACGTAGATCGGAAGCTACTAATAGATTTTGTACGATGCGTAACACGTAGCCATGAAATTTCTGGTCGTTTAGGTATTATGTTGAGGCAAAGCTAGCCTcgagtttaaaaaaattacccttcggttaacataattctctcctctctctatACATGAATGGTTAATACTCATAGATTTAACGATTTCCTTAACTATGCATTTGTTTATTATCTAAATATCGGATTTTAGttcttatatatatatgtatacgtTTAAGTTTTACGCAATATTGTGATCGAATAAGTCATTTATACTCTTTCTGATTAATAGATGTAATAAACCCTTCGCTTTTGATCAAAATGTTCGACCGTGATTTTATCAAATGCATTTCCCCACCCCCTGCTAAAACTcctagaaacaaaaaaaaacattcaaaagctCTTTATTCTTATAAGAAACGGAAAAAGCTTTCGACAAATTTCTCAGCACAAACCGCGCACCCATCATATCAACAACACCGGCACTTGCTAGAGCGGTCAGCCGTGTTAGTGCAGATTGGCAGCCGCAGAGTCGGTCCGTAACTACGTCACCGGGTGCGAGAAGTGTAAAATCGCTAAAACAGTTTTGTGCAAAGTGGCCAcaattgcttttaaagtgaacTTCGAACAACCAGGTAAGCGGTGCATATGTTTTTCGAGCAGCAAGCCGGTACAAGgtcgtgaaaattgcggaagaAAAAACTCGATCTCCAAAGAAGGCGTCATTTTCGGCTCAAACTTTACTGCTGCTTCGTCGTCTCACGAGCCGGGCTAGAAAGATTTTGCTCATTGACAGCGGATGGAAGCTTTCACTTGATGAGCCTTTCGGGTATTGTGGTTTTCTTGAATaatctgtttaaaaacaacatagTATGTTTTCCCCTGAGGCTGAAGTTGTTCAATGAGAATGTAAAATGAGAGAAAAGttgcgaaaaaatattcaagaaaTAACTTTTTGTTCGTAATGTAATGGCCTTTAATAGTGAATTTTATGGTTTCAATTTGAAGTGAAGATAATGttatagtgaaaatttttatgtacaTGAAGTAAGGCATATGTATATATGCTTGTAACGTTTGATATATCTGTTCTACTTAGCAAATATATACAggataaaaattttcacgcgaaccaataaattttattatctttgaaatgaaaattttgaaatttattgttgctgGTTTTTCAGATGTCACTATTTTATTACGACAAATTCCAACGTATTTAACTTGTTTCGTGATTTGACAAGTTAGTTTATCAATGCAAATAAGAACCAAAACATGTAAAAGACTGTTGATAAAGCCCTATTTACTGctgctattcgcataacagtccttgTAAAAGTCctatattttcttgttttttgcggaaatgggtccattttggcatgctctacaagagtagctattaaaatcgaggttgtgggaatcaaccctcacttttttaatggctattcttgaaaaacatgctaaaatggacccattttcgcaaaatttacacaggactcgcaacttttacatgggactattatgcgaatagtGGCTTTTTAGGGCTTCCCACTCAGTGAAAATCTCCTACAAAATGCTGTCGCAAACTGCCAAAGCTCTTCTTTGCTTGGTATTGTAAACAATTGCGGTTCAGCAAAATCGATTATTGTGCATTGCAACACTTAGTCTGTTTACGTGTGTAAACCGCAACCACTATTGAAAAACTGAAGTTTCGCTGTCTTTTCAATCGTACCGAATGCTTAAATAAACCTGACtgttttttaacaatttatgtttttattgtgtgttaTTTTTATATTGACTTCCGTCATTTTCAATTCGAATTTTCTGGAAATTCATGTATAAAGACTACGGTGCCAACCAAAAATGGTCATTTTCAGAAACCctataaaaatgttcaaaaattaaCCCAACGGAGTGGGGTGCATGAAATTTCTGTTtacgaaacttttttttgtggCAGATAGCTTAAGAACGCATGTAATGTCGAGATCTGGTATcatctgaagaaaaaaatcatgattttggtgatttttttaatttctaaagGTCAAACTTCAATCGTTTCGCGCCACCccgttttaagtccgattgagctaaaattttgcacacgtgTTTTTTCGGGTTggtgaacattttgtgtagGGTTTTTCCTTAAATTTTctgctaattttttttataagtgattggcaccctgataaaaattataatttttttttcttcacctatcgtttatttgacacggcacaaatacaatttaatgtttaacggcgccaattatatctgatgacttaaaatctttaagcaaattttttatcctcgctgccgactacgagctaaaattaagtctatcttaaaactagcatatatttttcaattaatgttttgtagttgaatggtcgtctgatgatcgtcgaatggccatgaatatgcagcatgtatggatttgttctgctaagccacgatgttatgagctgggacaggggcttgtaatcctcgggtcctggaagtattgtgcggggttcagttgctggttatggttcgttgttgttgttcgctgttgttcaagccaagatatcacaaaaggcctcgggttctcaggtcctggcggattcgtgtggggttcagttgatgattccaaaatcgaggtctatgacgtgttcttgccgttttgttgaatgtggatggagaggaatgggactagactggggcgtggatggatttcaggaaaatgtatataagggacatgtagggtaggtcacgactcgccaagacatcacgaacaggaacagctggtcctctaccctcggcccggagggaagttattaatttagacctggcgtcacggtgtacagggcatgaccaaacaacgtgctctatgtcgtgataaccttcaccacaggcacagataccactttccccgagcccaatacgacggagatgcgtatcaaatctatagtgattggacataagccgcgacatcacgcaaatgaaatctcgacctacatccaaccccttgaaccacgggctcgtcgataccttggggataatggaatgtaaccaccttcccagttcccctctagtcCAAGAATTTCGCCAACTGATGAttgtattctgacgtacaagtgcgaaaaactcattaaaagcaattggtttttcataaatttcaccgtttgttgcgcccaccttagccaaagagtccgctttctcattacccggtatcgagcagtgagaagggacccacgctaaggtaatctgatacgatttttcggataaagcactcagatgttcccgtattttccccaggaaatacggagagtgcttaacatctttcatcgatcggagagcctcaatggaactgagactgtccgtaaagatgaaataatggtccgtgggcattttttcgataatccctagggtgtaatgaattgcagctaattctgcgacgtaaacagaagcaggattatcgagcttatgtgagacggttaaattgttattgaagataccgaagccagtggacccatcgagaagtgatccgtcagtgaagaacatattgtcgcagttgatgtttcgatatttattagaaaaaattttggggatctgctgcacgcgtaaatgatccgggattccacgagtttcttctatcatggatgtatcgaaaaacacagtagaatcagaagtatttgataagtcgacacgatttggaatattcgaagaagggttaatattttgggacatgtgattgaaatacaatgtcataaaacgggtttgagaattaagttcgcttaacctttcaaaattttcaatcacaggacggttcaaaacctcacatttgataagaatacgagaagacaggctccaaaagcgagttttcaatggtagtactccagctaagacctccaaactcatcgtatgggtcgattgcatgcaacccaaggcgatacgcaaacaacgatattgtattcgctccagtttgatcaaatgtgtgtttgctgcggagcggaagcagaaacacccgtactcaataacagacaatatcgttgtttggtaaagccttataaggtctcctggatgggctccccaccattgtccggttattgtacgaagaaaattcactctttgttgacattttttcatcagatacctcacgtgacaaccccaggtgcctttagagtcgaaccaaataccaagatatttgtgtaccaaaacctgagaaatcgttttacccattaattgtgtttgaagctgagcaggttcatgcttcctagaaaaaactactatctcagtcttctccggagagaattcgatacctagctgtaaagcccaagcagacaaattgtccaaggtatcttgcaatggtccttgcaaatcggcagctttggcccctgtaacagagattacactgtcgtctgcaagttgtcttatcgtgcatgaatttgccagacaatCGTCGATgtcataattataatttttatggataatgagtaaaataaattaaatcattttttcagtaaatttgaaataaattggCAAACCAAAATTGAATCAAATGCAGTTTGTAGACTAAAACATAGCCATTTTGATTGAGAACTCTTATATGATAACCTAATCTTTATAAAcattgaggggttatatacctttttgcgaGACAAAAGAAagcaaaatttggatttttttaagcgtgtagcactatttttttgcataaaaatagtaggtaattttctgaaagttatgttaatcaacaacaaaaaacacgttCGTTCGTAggaaataccaattatttgtggATACAGCAATTAGTTTCTTCAAGCTGTTTTTTGCAGAGGTTTATGGTATTCATGATAGAGACCCAGCAGatcaattgaaataaaaaaaactcactaTCTCATTAGTTTAGGACTGtgccgggtatctgaacgatcaTTCTCATAAGTATTTAGTTTTCAGTGCAAACTAAAccatttttcttaaaaaaaaaacatgttttgagcgctaaaaattgcgttaaacaatttttttctgcaaacttaaacttcgtgtatcaaaaaacgATCAAAAAAAAACGACCGTGTTATTTAATGACGAACATTTGAAAAACGACaatgtcattttttgaaaaatgtttcgagATAAAcacgtataaagtttcaagtttagcctGTGCGGCCGTCACGAGTCGCGCTTCAAATCGCTTTAACTTTCTTTCTATTGCTCAGATGttgatgaaaatttgtgaaaatgttcttagAAAGTTgtacttaaaaaaatgcaataattttttttcggtttttctgaaaactaaaaaggtatacaaCCCCTTAATACATATGATTTTaggtaatttaaaaattttgcttAATTCAATTCCTTAAGCTTTATAATGTAGATCATTTTGGTTCTTCCAACGATTTCGAAAACTGAATATTACTTCATTCGAAACCTTGATCTGTATCCGACATCAACATACGCCTAAACCGATTCTTTTGATTTTGATTCGTTTTCGAAATTGTAGAATAAAAATGACAGCCTCTTTTTTATTGTGTCCAGATAT from Wyeomyia smithii strain HCP4-BCI-WySm-NY-G18 chromosome 3, ASM2978416v1, whole genome shotgun sequence encodes the following:
- the LOC129727937 gene encoding short coiled-coil protein homolog, which gives rise to MDTSAMSLKSTEDIPLADDDLEVIINDDESSKYMQNGRSLDSIASSYTNGNSSPRHFLEAEGPDADEQEERARLITQVLELQNTLDDLSQRVDSVKEENLKLRSENQVLGQYIENLMSASSVFQSTNQGQTSSASKKK